In Actinopolyspora saharensis, the genomic window CTCTCCGGAAGTGCCTCGCTCAGCCTTGCGCTGTCGAAGCATCTCCACAGCCCAGGAGGGCAACGGCAAGGTCCGTTCCCCGGAACTGGACTTGGTCGACTTCCTGACCAGTCCCTTGCCCTTGACCCGGACCACCGTGAAGTTCACTGCGACCAGGCCGCTGTCACAGTCCACCTCGGGCCAACACACGGCCAGAGCCTCCCCGATCCGTGCTCCCGTGGCCAGCATGAAGCGAACGAGATCGGGAATGTCCCTGCCACTTGCCGCTTCGTCCGATTCGAGTTGGTCGAGGAACCGTGCCCGCTCGGCCGCCGTCAACGCCCGCGGAGCAGACTTGGGGCCCTCTTCGATCCTCGCCGTTTCCCGTATCGGATTGGTCGAGATCGCCCCGTGCCGCACGGCCAGGCCGAGAACACCGGAAACGACGGTACGACTCGTCTTCGCAGTAGCCGTTCCGCTCTGGTTTCGGAGCGTGGACAAGAACGAATCCACCCGCGGAACCGTGACCTCTTGAACCCGCAGCTCCCCCAATGCGGGGAGAACGTGGCGATCCAGTTGGCTCCGGTACACGTCCACTGTCGTCGGAGAACGTGTTCCCTGCGCGGCGGCCGCCTGCACCGAGTTGAACCACTGCTCGGCGACTTCACGAAACCGTGTGGACGGACTTACGACGTCGGCCACCTGCGAAGTACGTTCCGTCAAAGCTTGCTTCAGCTCGCGTTGAGCAGCTGCTTTCGTCTTCCCGACCCGTTCGACAGAGCG contains:
- a CDS encoding tyrosine-type recombinase/integrase gives rise to the protein MPRPPLPIGSHGKIRVYPSGAMWRALTKFRDFDGITRSVERVGKTKAAAQRELKQALTERTSQVADVVSPSTRFREVAEQWFNSVQAAAAQGTRSPTTVDVYRSQLDRHVLPALGELRVQEVTVPRVDSFLSTLRNQSGTATAKTSRTVVSGVLGLAVRHGAISTNPIRETARIEEGPKSAPRALTAAERARFLDQLESDEAASGRDIPDLVRFMLATGARIGEALAVCWPEVDCDSGLVAVNFTVVRVKGKGLVRKSTKSSSGERTLPLPSWAVEMLRQRKAERGTSGEPVFPDSLGGLRDPSNTRRDLRKARGSEEFGWVTSHVFRKTAATILDEAGLSARVVADQLGHSRPSLTQDVYMGRKAVTEDAATALETVFDRKSE